The following are from one region of the Gossypium hirsutum isolate 1008001.06 chromosome D03, Gossypium_hirsutum_v2.1, whole genome shotgun sequence genome:
- the LOC107950041 gene encoding CASP-like protein 3A2 isoform X1: protein MMNGHKTEPAPPPPPPSATPRQLTEAKVMAEENCRQGEPCVRSKTGGTLTKGDVVVLTLRLLCMATSVTAMSVMVTARQVSAASFYGFQLQLHSKWSFSYSFEYLVGVTATATAYSLLQLLIAGSRLLVKKSPVIPSRNQAWLVFAGDQILAYAMMSAGSAASGVANLNRTGIRHTALPNFCKSLDSFCDHVTVSIAFTFFSCVMYAAAAVQDVIWLSTH from the exons ATGATGAATGGCCACAAAACAGAGCCGGCACCGCCACCACCACCGCCATCTGCAACGCCGAGGCAGCTGACGGAGGCCAAGGTGATGGCGGAGGAGAATTGTCGGCAAGGTGAGCCCTGTGTAAGGTCCAAGACTGGAGGAACCTTGACGAAAGGGGATGTGGTGGTGCTGACACTCCGGCTGTTGTGCATGGCTACTTCAGTTACAGCCATGTCGGTCATGGTCACCGCCCGTCAGGTTAGCGCTGCTTCCTTCTATGGATTTCAGCTCCAGCTCCACTCCAAATGGTCTTTCTCTTACTCCTTTGA ATATCTTGTTGGAGTAACAGCGACTGCAACAGCTTACTCTTTGCTCCAATTACTAATTGCCGGCTCGAGGCTACTAGTGAAGAAATCTCCAGTGATTCCCTCAAGAAATCAAGCATGGCTTGTTTTTGCTGGAGATCAG ATATTGGCATATGCAATGATGAGTGCTGGATCGGCAGCATCGGGTGTAGCCAACCTGAACCGAACCGGAATCCGACACACAGCGTTGCCCAATTTTTGCAAGTCATTGGATAGCTTCTGCGATCATGTTACCGTCTCAATAGCCTTCACTTTCTTCAGCTGTGTTATGTACGCTGCCGCCGCTGTTCAGGATGTAATCTGGCTCTCCACCCATTGA
- the LOC107950041 gene encoding uncharacterized protein isoform X2, with translation MMNGHKTEPAPPPPPPSATPRQLTEAKVMAEENCRQGEPCVRSKTGGTLTKGDVVVLTLRLLCMATSVTAMSVMVTARQISCWSNSDCNSLLFAPITNCRLEATSEEISSDSLKKSSMACFCWRSDIGICNDECWIGSIGCSQPEPNRNPTHSVAQFLQVIG, from the exons ATGATGAATGGCCACAAAACAGAGCCGGCACCGCCACCACCACCGCCATCTGCAACGCCGAGGCAGCTGACGGAGGCCAAGGTGATGGCGGAGGAGAATTGTCGGCAAGGTGAGCCCTGTGTAAGGTCCAAGACTGGAGGAACCTTGACGAAAGGGGATGTGGTGGTGCTGACACTCCGGCTGTTGTGCATGGCTACTTCAGTTACAGCCATGTCGGTCATGGTCACCGCCCGTCAG ATATCTTGTTGGAGTAACAGCGACTGCAACAGCTTACTCTTTGCTCCAATTACTAATTGCCGGCTCGAGGCTACTAGTGAAGAAATCTCCAGTGATTCCCTCAAGAAATCAAGCATGGCTTGTTTTTGCTGGAGATCAG ATATTGGCATATGCAATGATGAGTGCTGGATCGGCAGCATCGGGTGTAGCCAACCTGAACCGAACCGGAATCCGACACACAGCGTTGCCCAATTTTTGCAAGTCATTGGATAG